From Salvia splendens isolate huo1 chromosome 16, SspV2, whole genome shotgun sequence, a single genomic window includes:
- the LOC121771462 gene encoding probable galactinol--sucrose galactosyltransferase 5, producing MAPSLSKGGSNAAVIVDGFTNSVITLDESNFIVNDHVILSEVPLNITASPSPYAVDDKAGEAASPGCFVGFDAAEAKSHHVVPIGKLKNIKFMSIFRFKVWWTTHWIGSNGSDLERETQIIILDKSEGPGLNERPYIVLLPLIDGKFRASLQPGIDDFVDLCVESGSTKVTESSFRAALYMHAGDDPFTLVKDAVKVARHHLGTFRLLEEKTPPGIVDKFGWCTWDAFYLTVQPEGVMEGVKGLVDGGCPPGLVLIDDGWQSICHDDDDLTTEGMNRTSAGEQMPCRLIKFEENYKFRDYKSPNKGGPGPDTGMAAFIRDMKDTYTSVDYVYVWHALCGYWGGLRPGVPGLPEAKVIEPLLTPGLKTTMEDLAVDKIVNNGVGLVPPKLAEQMYEGLHSHLESVGIDGVKVDVIHLLEMLCEDYGGRVDLAKDYYKALTKSVQNHFKGNGVIASMEHCNDFMFLGTEAITLGRVGDDFWCTDPSGDPNGTFWLQGCHMVHCAYNSLWMGNFIHPDWDMFQSTHPCALFHAASRAISGGPIYVSDSVGKHNFELLKSLVLPDGTILRCDYYALPSRDRLFVDPLHDGETMLKIWNLNKFTGVVGAFNCQGGGWDRKERRNQCFSQCSRPVSAKAGPSDIEWKQGANPTAVDGVEKFAMYLYSEKKLIVSKPSDTIDIELDPFNFELITVSPVKKLAGGVQFAPIGLVNMLNTGGAIQSVVYDDRAKSVKIGVKGTGEMKVFASQRPAAVKVNGGNVRFGFADSMVAVEVPWVKPTGVSLIEYVF from the exons GCGGTGGACGACAAGGCAGGGGAGGCGGCCTCCCCCGGCTGCTTCGTGGGCTTCGACGCTGCGGAGGCGAAGAGCCACCACGTCGTCCCTATTGGGAAATTGAAAAACATCAAATTCATGTCCATTTTCCGCTTCAAAGTTTGGTGGACCACTCACTGGATCGGGTCAAACGGGTCGGATCTCGAGCGAGAGACCCAGATAATAATCCTGGATAAATCCGAGGGCCCGGGATTAAATGAGCGGCCCTATATAGTGCTGCTTCCCCTCATAGATGGGAAGTTCCGGGCCTCGCTCCAGCCCGGGATTGACGACTTCGTCGACCTATGCGTCGAGAGCGGGTCGACCAAGGTGACCGAGTCGTCGTTCCGGGCCGCCCTCTACATGCACGCCGGGGACGACCCGTTCACGCTGGTGAAGGACGCCGTCAAGGTGGCGCGCCACCACCTCGGCACGTTCCGGCTGCTAGAGGAGAAGACGCCGCCCGGGATCGTCGACAAGTTCGGGTGGTGCACGTGGGACGCCTTCTACCTCACCGTGCAGCCCGAGGGCGTGATGGAGGGGGTCAAGGGCCTCGTCGACGGCGGCTGCCCGCCGGGCCTCGTGCTCATTGACGACGGGTGGCAGTCCATCTGCCACGACGACGACGATCTCACCACGGAGGGCATGAACCGGACCTCCGCCGGTGAGCAGATGCCGTGCAGGCTGATTAAGTTCGAGGAGAACTACAAGTTTAGGGACTACAAGAGCCCGAACAAGGGCGGGCCCGGCCCAGATACTGGGATGGCGGCCTTCATTCGGGATATGAAGGATACCTACACGAGTGTGGACTACGTGTACGTTTGGCACGCTCTGTGTGGGTACTGGGGTGGGCTTAGGCCCGGTGTCCCGGGCCTGCCCGAAGCTAAGGTGATTGAGCCCTTGCTCACTCCCGGGCTTAAGACTACTATGGAAGATCTTGCAGTTGACAAGATTGTTAACAATGGTGTTGGCCTTGTCCCACCTAAATTGGCTGAACAGATGTATGAAGGATTACACTCCCATCTTGAATCTGTTGGGATTGATGGAGTTAAAGTTGATGTCATCCAT TTGTTGGAAATGTTGTGTGAGGACTACGGTGGTCGGGTGGATCTAGCAAAGGACTACTACAAGGCACTAACGAAGTCGGTTCAGAACCACTTTAAAGGAAACGGAGTGATTGCTAGCATGGAGCACTGCAACGACTTCATGTTCCTTGGAACAGAAGCCATCACCCTCGGCCGTGTTG GTGACGACTTTTGGTGTACGGACCCATCGGGCGACCCCAACGGGACGTTCTGGCTACAAGGGTGCCACATGGTGCACTGCGCCTACAATAGTTTGTGGATGGGCAATTTCATCCACCCCGATTGGGACATGTTCCAGTCGACTCATCCGTGCGCGTTGTTCCACGCTGCGTCACGTGCCATCTCCGGCGGCCCCATCTACGTGAGCGACTCGGTCGGAAAGCACAATTTCGAGCTGCTCAAGAGCCTCGTCCTCCCCGACGGCACCATCCTCCGCTGCGACTACTACGCTCTGCCCTCTCGCGACCGCCTCTTCGTAGACCCTCTCCACGACGGCGAGACGATGCTGAAGATCTGGAACCTCAACAAGTTCACCGGAGTGGTCGGCGCTTTCAACTGCCAGGGCGGCGGCTGGGACCGCAAGGAACGGCGCAACCAGTGCTTCTCTCAGTGCTCCCGCCCTGTCTCCGCCAAGGCGGGCCCCAGCGACATCGAATGGAAGCAAGGAGCGAATCCGACCGCCGTCGACGGCGTCGAGAAATTCGCGATGTATTTATATAGCGAGAAGAAGCTGATCGTCTCCAAACCATCCGACACCATCGACATCGAGCTCGATCCGTTCAATTTCGAGCTCATCACCGTTTCTCCGGTGAAGAAACTGGCCGGAGGCGTCCAGTTCGCCCCGATCGGGCTGGTGAACATGCTCAACACCGGCGGTGCGATTCAATCGGTGGTGTACGATGATCGCGCTAAATCGGTGAAAATTGGAGTGAAGGGAACCGGAGAGATGAAGGTGTTTGCGTCGCAGAGGCCTGCGGCGGTGAAAGTGAACGGCGGGAACGTGAGATTTGGGTTCGCGGATTCCAtggtggcggtggaggtgcCGTGGGTGAAGCCAACTGGAGTTTCTCTGATTGAATATGTGTTTTAA
- the LOC121771463 gene encoding protein tfg-1-like, whose product MNHSSASQYMDKQIMDLSNSQTNITSNNGGGGAELIDFMNRPAEKKEDIVPSYDFMPIRPAVAASSSSPKASRSNFDSDNDDPPLRTWNSVDSKANSSSIRNYSSLDVDEPGKFVSVKNNKTGNAPPLEGTFVSDIEKMMKKHMENLMHTIDNMSSRLSQLETRTRNLEHSIDELKISAGNNHGAIDGKMRLLENILTEVHSGVKVVRDKQDIFEAQLQIAKLQLPKAEQVESKINAQPDPMQTGVPTQHQFSSVPMTQTPPALLPPNAPLPPPQQNIQPQVQPPNQFPQNQIPPGSQRDSYFNPNPPSQTPENPNQQYQTPENPNQQYQSQQQLAAPPPPQHQYQPPPQTQYTQPPPPSQPHSSFSPVSPSMPQPPIGHHSEEALHMPSQNYPMSSRPPPSVPPTGVAPPASAQYYGLTPNVYEPPPTSRPGSGYSGSFGPPQGLGEPYSYGSTPSQYGTSSSMKPQQLSSPGMGQSGGGSGYPQLPTARILPQALPTASAVGGGPGADSGTGGSGNRVPIDDVVDRVTNMGFSREQVKATVRKLTENGQAVDLNVVLDKLMNEGDGQGPRGWFGR is encoded by the exons ATGAATCACAGTTCGGCGTCTCAGTACATGGACAAGCAGATCATGGATCTCTCCAATTCCCAGACCAACATCACCAGCAAcaatggcggcggcggcgctgaATTAATCGATTTCATGAATCGCCCGGCGGAGAAGAAGGAGGACATCGTCCCGAGCTACGATTTCATGCCGATTCGACCCGCGGTGGCGGCGTCATCGTCGTCGCCGAAGGCATCTCGGTCGAACTTCGACTCGGATAATGACGATCCTCCACTCAGGACGTGGAATTCtgtggattcaaaagcaaattCCTCGTCTATCaga AATTACAGTTCTCTTGATGTTGATGAACCTGGTAAATTTGTGTCGGTGAAGAATAACAAAACCGGCAATGCACCACCTTTGGAGGGGACTTTTGTTTCTGACATTGAAAAGATGATGAAGAAGCATATGGAAAATCTGATGCACACCATCGATAACATGAGTTCAAGGTTGTCTCAGTTGGAAACGAGAACTCGCAACTTGGAGCACTCCATTGATGAACTGAAAATATCTGCTGGGAACAATCATGGTGCAATAGATGGAAAGATGAGGCTGCTGGAGAATATTCTTACAGAG GTGCACTCTGGTGTTAAGGTAGTAAGAGATAAACAAGACATTTTTGAAGCTCAATTGCAGATTGCTAAGTTGCAGTTGCCAAAGGCAGAACAAGTTGAAAGCAAGATTAATGCTCAACCTGATCCAATGCAGACAGGAGTGCCTACGCAGCATCAGTTCTCGAGTGTCCCTATGACACAGACACCTCCGGCACTTCTTCCCCCGAATGCTCCTCTGCCACCTCCACAACAGAACATACAACCCCAAGTTCAACCTCCCAACCAGTTCCCTCAAAATCAAATTCCTCCTGGCTCTCAGCGAGATTCTTACTTCAACCCCAACCCACCCAGCCAAACCCCAGAGAATCCAAATCAGCAATATCAAACTCCAGAAAACCCAAATCAGCAGTATCAGTCGCAGCAGCAGCTTGCAGCCCCACCTCCACCACAACACCAGTATCAGCCACCACCGCAGACACAATATACTCAGCCACCTCCACCTTCTCAACCACACTCCTCATTCTCACCTGTTAGCCCCTCTATGCCTCAGCCACCGATAGGTCATCACTCTGAAGAAGCACTGCATATGCCCTCCCAAAATTACCCCATGAGCTCACGCCCACCTCCCTCTGTTCCACCTACTGGAGTTGCCCCACCAGCCTCTGCACAATACTATGGACTAACACCCAATGTGTATGAGCCTCCACCCACAAGCAGGCCTGGTTCAGGATACTCAGGTTCGTTCGGTCCACCGCAAGGCCTTGGTGAACCATATTCATATGGCAGTACTCCATCACAGTATGGTACTAGCTCCTCTATGAAGCCGCAACAACTATCTTCTCCTGGCATGGGCCagagtggtggtggtagtggttaTCCACAGCTGCCTACTGCTCGAATACTGCCTCAAGCACTGCCAACTGCCTCTGCAGTGGGTGGTGGCCCTGGTGCTGATTCTGGTACTGGTGGATCTGGGAACAGGGTTCCGATTGATGATGTAGTCGACAGGGTAACCAACATGGGATTCTCTAGAGAACAAGTAAAGGCAACTGTTCGAAAGCTAACAGAAAATGGACAAGCGGTTGATTTGAATGTCGTCCTGGACAAGTTGATGAACGAAGGGGATGGCCAAGGTCCACGAGGGTGGTTTGGCCGGTAA